The Pongo abelii isolate AG06213 chromosome 19, NHGRI_mPonAbe1-v2.0_pri, whole genome shotgun sequence genome includes the window cctcagccccccaaattgctgggattacagacatcagccaccacgccttgccTCCAAGAACCTTTCTTAAAGCTTTATATGTACTTAGGAAATTGTGCAGAAATTAATAACATAAGCTGTGAGGCTGAGGAAGGGATTAAACTTGCTTGAAGGGTATCTTGTGATGGAGATGTGGGTGTCAAAAGTGGGCTCATCCCTGCCTCTTTGTATCCTTAGCCCACTTATAAGAAGCGAAGGTTGGATGATTGTGAAGAAGCCTTCCAAGGTAAGAGGCACCCTTACCtcacctcccctcaccccacccctgaCTTGCAACCCTGAGAAGCAGGATGGATCTAGTGTTCTCCTGACCAGGAGGCAAGATCTGATCTTACTTCCCAGAGGTAGCATTCCCAACTCCTCCAAATGTGCTTGTTATTTAGTGCTCTAAACCTGGTTTTCCAATAAACAGAGGGTTTAAGACTTTTGTCATGTTTTAGATGCTCATCTGTTTTGTTCCATACATTCTCGTTGATTCTAATAGTGGTGTCATGGTAGGACTGTGACAAAGGCAGAGGTCACAGCATCTGATAGGTatagagaaaataagagagaggCAGGGGATGCTGtgtccttccctcttccctgatCATTTGACCTTCACATCTCTGCCAGGAACCAAGGTGTTTGTGATGCCCAATGGGATGCTGAAAAGCAACCAGCAGCTGGTGGACATTATTGAGAAAGTGAAACCTGAGATCCGGCTGTTGATTGAGAAATGTAACACGGTGAGGCACAGGCTGGTGACCTATGGGCCGGCCCCAAGTACCCCACCTGAAGTGCAAAAAACAGTGCATGTACGGGTGGTATGGGAATTGGCAGActaggtttttttgtgttttttttgagatggggtcttgctccgtcacccaggttggagtgcagtggcgccatctcgactcactgcaacctctgcctcctgggttcaagtgattctcctgcctcagcctcccgagtacctgggattacaggtgcctgccaacacacccagctactttttgtatttttagtagaggtggggcttcaccattttggccatggttagccaggctggtctcgaactcctgacctcaggtgatccacccacttcggggccccaaattgctgggattactggtgtgagccaccatgcctggccagactaGGTATTTTGACTTCTGTGTTCCTGGCATCTGGCTCCGGCTGTCTTAATTGTGTACTTCATGGCTTCAGCCTTCAGGCTAAGGTCCTCATATATGTTTTGACCTCCAGGTCAAAATGTGGGTACAGCTCCTGATTCCCAGGATAGAAGATGGAAACAACTTTGGGGTGTCCATTCAGGTAATGTACTTGAATTACAAACTGGGAAGAACAGCTTGGGAGATACTCTCATCTCCCCTGcgttatcttttttcctttttctttggggCTGCTGTGGATGACATGGAAGTGGCTTTTGATGCacctgttgtttgtttgttttaggaggAAACGGTTGCAGAGCTAAGAACTGTTGAGAGTGAAGCTGCATCTTATCTGGACCAGATTTCTAGGTAGGGCTGCTTGGGCTTGGCCGAGGCATTGGGGGCTGATGAGGTGGTGGGCACCATCAAGGGTCTCCTGcagcttcctcctcttctctctccttccagaTATTATATTACAAGAGCCAAATTGGTTTCTAAAATAGCTAAATATCCCCATGTGGTAAGTAAGGGGTTTGTGGCCtgagggtggaggtggcaggATAGTGAAGAGTGACTGTTACTGGGAAGGAGCTGTCTGGGAACAATTGGGCTTTGGGGACTAGCTTTTTCCTCTATCCTCCTTGCAGGAGGACTATCGCCGCACCGTGACAGAGATTGATGAGAAAGAATATATCAGCCTTCGGCTCATAATATCAGAGCTGAGGAATCAATATGTGAGTAACCTCAGTCCTTGTCCATAGTTGCTGTGGCTTCTCTTAGTTCTGTTGAGAGTATTCTTAAAATTCTCTGAAGGGCTGAGATGAGGGTCTGAGATAAAATGAATAGACCAAATTCTATTCATCACCTGAGTGTTGAGAACCATGAAGTCATCCAGCAGGGTATCTCTCTTCTTTCTACCTGAGTGGAGGGGTGTGCAGTACAATATGGTTAAGATATAGGTGTCAGAGTCAGACAGACTTAGGTTTGCAGCCAGGCTCTACCTGTATTGTGTGACCTCGAGCAAATTGTTCAAGCTCAAacttcaattttttctttaaaatgggactgggctgggcgcagtggctaacgcctgtaatcccaccactttgggaggccaagtcgggtggatcacctgaggtcaggagtttgagaccagcctgaccaacatggtgaaaccttgtctctgctaaaaatacaaaattagctgggcctggtggcacatggctgtaatcccagctacttgggaggctgaggcaggagaatcagttgaacccggtagttggaggttgcggtgagccaagattgctccattgcactccagcctgggcaacaagtgcgaaactccatctcaaaaaaaaaataaaaataggccgggtgtggtggctcacacctgtaatcccagcactttgggaggccgaggtgggcggatcacttgaggtcaggagttcgagaacagccttaccaacatggaaaaaccccgtctttactaaaaatacaaaaaaaatttagctgggcgtggtggtacatgcctttaatcctagctactcaggaggctgaggcaagagaattgcttgaacccaggaggcggagtttgcagtgagccgagatcgcgccactggactccagcctgggcaacaagagcgaaactccgcttcaaataaaaacaaataaaataaaataaaatgggactgaagaggccgggtatggtgggtcacacctgtaatgccagcactgtgggaggctgaggcaggtggatcacatgaggtcaggagtttgagaccagtctggccaacatggtgaaaccccatctctactgaaaaatacaaaaaattagctgggcatggttggcggacccctgtaatcccacctaatcgggaggctgaggcaggagaatcgcttgaacccaagaggtgtaggttgcagtgagccgagatcgtgccactgtactccagcctgggcaacaagagcgaaactccgtctcaaaaaaaagaaaacaaaactgaagagTACCTACTGCACAAAATTCATTcgcttttttaaaataagtgagaTAACACATAGAAGGACCTGGTGCAATTCTTACTATGTTAGGTGCACAATACATGTTAATTGTTATTAGACACTTGGGGCCTTGGAAATACCCATTTATACCCAGTTGAAGTATAAGAGAGGTGGTGCTGCCACCCTGAATGCCGGCTCAAGTGAGATTAAAATTACAgtaagttggccgggcgcggtggctcacgcctgtaatcccagcactttgagaggctgaggcgggcggatcacgaggtcaggagatcaagaccatcctggctaacatggtgaaaccccgtctgtactaaaaatacaaaaaattagccgggtgtggtggcaggcgcctgtagtcccagctactcaggtggctgaggcaggagaatggcatgaacccgggaggcggaggttgcagtgagccgagatcgcaccactgcactccagcctgagcgacagagcgagaccctgtctaaaaaaaaaaaaaaaaaaaaaaaaaatacagtaagtcctcacttaatgttgTCCATAGACTCTTAGAAACTGCGACTTTAAAAATGATGTATATCAAAACCAAGTTTTTTTTCATTAACATTGTAACAAAATGACATCGAACAAAATGACGTTATTTGAAACCAGGTTATTTGAGGACCTTCTGTACTTGATTTGCACCTGCTGTACTTTGATTTCCTTCAAGTCGCAGTTGCTAAGGACCTATTGATGACATTAAGGACTTACTGTATGCAGATGATTGCTTGGGGATTTGTGGAGGGGTCTCTCATTTTCTTGATGAGGTAAGGGTTGTACAGATATGTGATTCCCCTGATCCCTCTTCTCCCAGGTCACTCTACATGACATGATCCTGAAAAATATCGAGAAGATCAAACGGCCCCGGAGCAGCAATGCAGAGACTCTGTACtgaggccagggccagggccaggggacTCTGTGAGTCTGGCTCAAGACCGACATTGCCTTGGTTTGTTACATGACTATCGTGATGGGGAAACTGGCTGGAAATAGTAATCACACCTCTCTGTTTTTAGTTAGAGTCTAATGAAACTCTCATCTAGTTCTGTGATGTGTTTACCTCTTTTTTCAGGCCTCAGGAACTCTTCTATTTCCTTCCCTAATACCCCACACCCAACCTGTCGTAATTTCTGGAGAACTCCGGGTTTGTGTGTGCAGGATGTTGGCACAAAAATACCTGTGTTTtcattctcctcctctctccctcctgtgTCTTGCGctttatgttttcttccttttgataaTTAGTTGGTTAAAAGCTGAGGAAACCGGAAGGAAAGTGCTAGGTGTTTTTTAGAAACTAGGGTGGCGGGGGGGACGAACTTCTCTTCCTCACGTGAGGTTACTGTTTCTTTCCTCTGTGGAGCTTTGGATCCTCCCACAGTTGCCCTGGTGATGACTTAGGGCTTCGCATCTGTGTACATCCCACCTTGAATCTTGATCGTGACAAGAAACACCTTAGGCCTTCAGTCAATTCCGAAGCTCCTTCAGATGTTTTTATAATGGGCGTTTTcacatgcacatatgtgtatgcatgtatacacccatacagacatgcacacacacactcctactccATTAGCTAACATACCCTCCCTCTCCACGATCCCTGTCACATACCTTTCAGGAGGTGATGGTTGTCTTAGTTGTCATCTACTCAGACAAACGTCCTGGGCCCATCCTCCCTCCTGATACTGTAGCCTCTTGGTACGCAGGGTGGGTTGGTGGAGAACAGAGAGATGAGAAGCAGAGAGCTTGGGGAAGGCCTGTTCCTCTCTGACTCAGCCCTTTTTGGCATTATTGCAAAAGCTTGACTCCTGGTTGCCTTTTCCCAGCCAGTTTTCAGTTGGGGTGAAGGTGTCTGCAAGTGTGAGGTCCGGATGCTGCTGCTCATGTTGGGCTTTCCTTTTGGGAactatttctctttatttatagTGTCGAGCTTCCGGGGAAAGCAATCATTggcgtgtatgtgtatgtgcacgcacacacatgcatatacacgtTTGTGTATGTGGAAATGCGCTGGGCAAGTCAAAACTATAGAAGAGTTGCCTCCTGTCTCTCGAATCTTCCAGAGATATCACTTAATTGTTAACAGCTTTTGTGTTAATCCCCTTCAGCCCCCAGCTCTTTTATTCTACCACGGCTGGAGAGTTGATACCTGCAGTCAGCCTGCCAGTGACTCTTAGTGTCTGTTTCTGACTTATTCTTCCTGTCTCTGTCTTCCAACCCCCAATAATATTTCCACCGGGGATGCATCATTTTTACTCCCAATATTCTGTAGAGAAGGAGTCAGGATGCTGTCTTCCCACGAATAGTACTCAGTAACAAACCAATTGCATTTTAGTTGGGCAGtgctcccacccaccctccaGATCCCTTCCAGCTAAaacccttcccccttccctccatgTGTTTCTCAGTTTCCCGTTTTGTTTGTTGGATTGTTCCACTGCCCCTCCTCCTCACCCTATTACCCTTGGATCGTAATGTAAAATTCTTTTACCATGtcaagaaattattaaaaatacaggTACTTTGACCTCTTTCTAAAGCCGCAGACCCTGGTGCAATGCTCTGGTGGTTAGGGACGTACTCATGCTCGTATGTGTGCACGCTTGGACACCCACCTCCATGGACACCTAGCCACCCTGTTGTGTGTCCTTATGCCAGTTGAGCTGAATCTTTTCCCCAGTATAGTGGAAAGACTGAGGCTTCTGCCTACTGAGCAAGGGTGGGTGCTTCATTTGTGTTCAGTCTGAATTATGGGAAAGTTAGCTCTTCCCAGACCTAAGCTGCCTTCTCTCCCTACTTTCAGAAGATCCTAGTTCCTTCCTTCCCGAGTGATACCCACGAACTGCCAGTAGAGGCTGCTATCGTTCCACGTGTAAGGAATGACCTGGTTCAAGGCGTGTCCTACCCAGTCATTTTCTTTACCTTATACTAATTCTCCCTGAATAATGTCTTCAGTTTCTTGAGAAGACTCCTAGTTTTGGTTTTCAAATTACTTGGAGGGCTGCCTAGGAATCTATCTCCCTCTGAAATAAAGTTTCCTCAACTTCCACCTTGCAAGTAGCCTTCTGGTTTCCAATGATCCCCTCGTTGTCTctgtaaaaaaaagtttaaggtcTTGAACAATGGAGGAGCAgctgctctgttctgtttcagaGATGACTACCAAAAGCTAGCGGTTTGTGAGTGCCTCCCCTGTGCCAGGCTGTTAAGTACCTAATGTGCATGATCACATTTAATCTTCAGGAATCTATAGGATAGTTGTATCTATttgttacagatgaggacactgagactcAGGATAAGTATTTCCACTAAGGTTACACAGCTGAGGGAACTGGGATTGGTGGACAAACCTGATTACTAAGCCCAGGCCCTCAGCCACTCCACTGGATGGAAATGGCCTGACTATAAATCAAGGGCTTGGCATTAGGCAACAAGCAGAATTCAGTGCTTACTGCTGAACATGGCAGTGAATCCTGGAGCTGTTGGGATGCAGTTCCTGCCAGGAGGTAGGAAAATGGACAGCTTAGTGCTTGCACGCAGGCTGCAGAACTTAATTGGGCATCTGAGGTTTGTACTCTTCCTGAGACCCATTCCGGGTGGAAACTGGAGGTTAGCATCGTTAACCCAGATTCCCTTTCATCTGGTCTAAATGATGGAAATCAGTAGTTGGTACTGACTGCTACCAGTGGGAGTTCAGGGGCAAGGAAGAGGCTATGCATGTGGAAGCAGTGCCCTGGGCCAAACCACAGGACAGAAAATTGGAACAGAATTACATAAATCAAGGTCAGAAATTTCCTGCCCAACCCATGGGGTGGAGTTTTCTCCGTTCCTATCCATCCTAGTGAATATAAACCCCGACTTGATGTCAGTAACTGGAAGGAGCAGCTGTTAGAACTCTGATTTCAGCTCTCAGCATCCACCATGCATCTCAAGATAGTCCTGGCGTTCCTGGCACTGTCCCTCATTACCATCTTTGCCCTGGCCTATGTTTTGCTGACCAGCCCAGGTGGTTCCAGCCAGCCTCCCCACTGCCCCTCTGTATCCCATAGGGCCCAGCCCTGGCCACACCCTGGCCAGAGCCAGCTGTTTGCAGACCTGAGCCGAGAGGAGCTGACAGCTGTGATGCGCTTTCTGACCCAGCGGCTGGGGCCAGGGCTGGTGGATGCAGCCCAGGCTCAGCCCTCGGACAACTGCATCTTCTCAGTGGAGCTGCAGCTGCCCCCCAAGGCTGCAGCCCTGGCCCACCTGGACAGGGGGAGCCCCCCACCTGCCCGGGAGGCACTGGCCATCGTCCTCTTTGGTGGACAACCCCAGCCCAATGTGAGTGAGCTGGTGGTGGGGCCACTGCCTTACCCCTCCTACATGCGGGATGTGACTGTGGAGCGTCACGGCGGGCCCCTGCCCTATCACCGTCGCCCGGTGCTGAGAGCTGAGTTTACGCAGATGTGGAGGCATCTGAAAGAGGTGGAGCTACCCAAGGCACCCATCTTCCTGGCGTCCACCTTCAACTACAATGGCTCTACCCTGGCAGCTGTGCATGCCACCCCTCGGGGCTTGCGCTCGGGGGACCGAGCTACCTGGATGGCCCTCTACCATAACATCTCAGGGGTTGGTCTTTTCCTTCACCCCGTGGGCCTGGAGCTACTACTGGACCACAGGGCCCTGGACCCTGCCCACTGGACTGTCCAGCGGGTCTTCTACCTTGGGCACTACTATGCAGACTTGGGCCAGTTGGAACGGGAGTTTAAGTCTGGCCGGTTGGAAGTGGTTAGAGTCCCTCTACCCTCACCAAATGGAGCTTCATCCCTGAGGTCTCGGAACTCTCCAGGTCCTCTTCCCCCTCTTCAGTTCTCGCCCCAAGGTTCCCAGTACAGTGTGCAAGGAAACCTGGTGGTATCCTCCCTCTGGTCATTTACCTTTGGCCATGGGGTGTTCAGCGGCCTGAGGATTTTTGATGTTCGGTTCCAGGGTGAGCGAGTAGCCTATGAAGTCAGTGTCCAGGAGTGTGTGTCTATCTATGGTGCCGATTCACCCAAGACGATGCTGACTCGCTATTTGGATAGCAGCTTTGGACTCGGCCGTAACAGCCGAGGCTTGGTGCGGGGAGTGGACTGCCCCTATGAAGCCACGATGGTGGACATCCATATATTAGTGGGCAAAGGGGCAGTCCAGCTGCTTCCAGGGGCTGTGTGTGTATTTGAGGAAGCCCAGGGACTGCCCCTTCGAAGGCACCACAATTACCTTCAAAATCATTTCTATGGTGGTTTGGCCAGCTCAGCCCTTGTGGTCAGGTCTGTGTCATCTGTGGGCAACTATGACTACATTTGGGACTTTGTGTTTTACCCAAATGGGGCACTTGAAGGGCGGGTCCATGCCACGGGTTATATCAACACAGCTTTCCTGAAAGGGGGAGAGGAGGGCCTCCTCTTTGGGAACCGTGTGGGGGAACGAGTGCTGGGAACGGTGCACACACATGCCTTCCACTTCAAGCTGGACCTGGATGTGGCAGGTGAGTGCTGAGGGGATGAGGATGGAGACTTGGGGGCGGGGTcaggtggggtggagggaagggaagggaatctcCCAGGTCAAGCTGAAATAACAAGTGGCAAGAGCCGGGTGTTCCAACACCACAGTTCTAGTGGCAACAGGGCAGGGACTGTTTGAGCATATTCAGTGCAGTCAGTCTGGTACTGGGCTACTGGGTATCTGGTAAAAGGTGAAAAGGGTTCCCCCGCCAAGCCTGTCTGACTTGCTGTGATTGTGAAACTAGTTTAAATGTAATGGCTGGGCATGATTGCTTTAGCTTCTAGTGATACTGGGTGGGTGAACTGGCCCAGTGGGGCTGGAGTTGGAGCACTTTGCTTCTTCCTAATTCTGAGGGTCAGTGGGGGTAGGGAGGGCAGGGTCCTGAGCCAAGGTCAGAAGAAGTCTGTCCAGAGTCTTCAGGGTGGGGGTGGACCTGGGGCTTAGGAAGGAGAGGGTAGCAAAGCTGGTGTTGCTCCCTAGGATAGGGCCACTCCTCGTCGGGAGGGCCATCCCATTCCTGTCTTCACAGTTGACTCATGGCAGGCACATAGCTTGCTGCAAGTATGGAAAGAGATTTCTCAAGCACGAAGGGCTCAACGCACACAGAGGACTTGCTGTTCCTGACAGACTGTCAAGGACAGAAAGGAACTTACAGACTCACAGACTTTTAGATccacaaagaaaattagaaactCACCGGACCCTCTCCATTTTAAGGGAAACTAAGGAGGGTGGCGGGAGATGGGACAGGAAATGACTGCCCAAGTATAATGCAGCGTAAACTAGTATTTCTTGTGAAATGTTTTCTTATCCTCAAGTCTAAAGACATGGCACGtgcgtgcctgtgtgtgtctgtgtgcatgcacTTGCACTTGTGTTCGCAGTGGCATGGAGGGTAGGGAGGACTGATAGCATGATTGAAATGATCGTATTAACTAGATTACTCTTTGACATACTTGGATTTTGACTTGTTTTCTAATTGGAAGTTTTTCTTCAGCATCTTTGGCATTAAAGAGGCTTGTTTTGGGAAGTAACATTTATTGGACCCCTAGCGTGTGCAGCATGGGCTGCTGCTGTGGGCCAGAGAGGCTGTGTCAGGCACCAGCTCACAGGATGGCTGCAGAGGCATCAGCTTCAGCGCAGTGCCTCCTGTGCCAGGTGCCTTCATATAGGTCTCGTTGAAAGGAACTAACAGTCCAGACCTGCAGAAAGTGTGTGACCAAGTGCTGAGTTAGGCAGTGCAGGTTATGGATGCTGTAGAATTCCAAGGAACTCCCAGACAAAGATATGAATGTGCTCGCTTCTGAAAAAGACTGACAGTACTTCCCACCTTGCTGAGATCAAAAGTGAAGTCTCAGAGCTGGGAGGAGTATGCAGGGGACCATGGGAAGGgattgggttttcttttcttttttttgaggcagtgtctcactctcacccaggctggagtgcagtggtgcagtcaggttactgcagccctgacctcctgggctcaagcagtcctcctgcctcagcctccttagtagctgggatgacaggcacacactaccacgcccagcttttttttttttttttttttttttaagacagagtctcactctgttgcccaggctggagtgcagtggtgcaatctcagttcactgcaacctccacctcccaggttcaagcgattcttgtgtctcggcctccagagtagcacaccaccacacctggctaatttattattattatttatttatttaagtagagatagggtttcaccatgttggccaggctcatcttgaactcccagtctcaagtgatccactcgcttcggcttcccaaagtgctgtgagctaccatgcccgattttttttttttttttttaagaggcagtgTTTCATTCTATTACCCCAGCTGGTGTCCAGcacctgggttcaagggatctgCACCACCCTGccaccagcctcctgagttgcaagccaccacacccggctcggGAGTCAGTTTTTCAGCTAGCTTCTCTAAGACAAATATCATTATCCCTTTCATAGTTAAAAGAATGTCACTAGTCAGCTGCATGTGCTTTTCTGTTTATTGGGCACAGCCATAGAACACCTTTAATTATGCCCAGTGTAGGGATTCAGAAAGTGAATCAGAGAAGCAAATTGATCCAGGGACTGTTT containing:
- the PSME3 gene encoding proteasome activator complex subunit 3 isoform X1, giving the protein MEKWILKKIKYLQSGGLSASYYSYKVDSFRERITSEAEDLVANFFPKKLLELDSFLKEPILNIHDLTQIHSDMNLPVPDPILLTNSHDGLDGPTYKKRRLDDCEEAFQGTKVFVMPNGMLKSNQQLVDIIEKVKPEIRLLIEKCNTVKMWVQLLIPRIEDGNNFGVSIQEETVAELRTVESEAASYLDQISRYYITRAKLVSKIAKYPHVEDYRRTVTEIDEKEYISLRLIISELRNQYVTLHDMILKNIEKIKRPRSSNAETLY
- the AOC2 gene encoding retina-specific copper amine oxidase; translation: MHLKIVLAFLALSLITIFALAYVLLTSPGGSSQPPHCPSVSHRAQPWPHPGQSQLFADLSREELTAVMRFLTQRLGPGLVDAAQAQPSDNCIFSVELQLPPKAAALAHLDRGSPPPAREALAIVLFGGQPQPNVSELVVGPLPYPSYMRDVTVERHGGPLPYHRRPVLRAEFTQMWRHLKEVELPKAPIFLASTFNYNGSTLAAVHATPRGLRSGDRATWMALYHNISGVGLFLHPVGLELLLDHRALDPAHWTVQRVFYLGHYYADLGQLEREFKSGRLEVVRVPLPSPNGASSLRSRNSPGPLPPLQFSPQGSQYSVQGNLVVSSLWSFTFGHGVFSGLRIFDVRFQGERVAYEVSVQECVSIYGADSPKTMLTRYLDSSFGLGRNSRGLVRGVDCPYEATMVDIHILVGKGAVQLLPGAVCVFEEAQGLPLRRHHNYLQNHFYGGLASSALVVRSVSSVGNYDYIWDFVFYPNGALEGRVHATGYINTAFLKGGEEGLLFGNRVGERVLGTVHTHAFHFKLDLDVAGLKNWVVAEDVVFKPVAAPWNPEHWLQRPQLTRQVLGKEDLTAFSLGSPLPRYLYLASNQTNAWGHQRGYRIQIHSPLGIHIPLESDMERALSWGRYQLVVTQRKEEESQSSSIYHQNDIWTPTVTFADFINNETLLGEDLVAWVTASFLHVPHAEDIPNTVTLGNRVGFLLRPYNFFDEDPSIFSPGSVYFEKGQDAGLCSINPVACLPDLAACVPDLPPFSYQGF
- the PSME3 gene encoding proteasome activator complex subunit 3 — encoded protein: MASLLKVDQEVKLKVDSFRERITSEAEDLVANFFPKKLLELDSFLKEPILNIHDLTQIHSDMNLPVPDPILLTNSHDGLDGPTYKKRRLDDCEEAFQGTKVFVMPNGMLKSNQQLVDIIEKVKPEIRLLIEKCNTVKMWVQLLIPRIEDGNNFGVSIQEETVAELRTVESEAASYLDQISRYYITRAKLVSKIAKYPHVEDYRRTVTEIDEKEYISLRLIISELRNQYVTLHDMILKNIEKIKRPRSSNAETLY